The genomic DNA TTTCCTGTTCTTTGAAATCTGTTATGAAAACAGACAACTAAACAACATAAGTGATGTTTCTGTGTTCCTGATTTCTTTTTATTACTATTATacaaattatataaatcaaatgaaatagtAGTATATGTAAAACAAaatacaccaaaataaaatgaaatatagcAATTTAAATTTCTGCACACTAGCTCTCGTGTAATAACTTTATCACCGAAATATGTGTACAACCTTTTCCTTTGcaactttaataaaaataaaatggtacTAAACTACTGCTAGACTTATTAATTAAAAGGATTTGTGTTAAAGTCATGTATCCAAAGTCTGGTTaatctaatttgattttttatattagaCTTACTGTGGATCAACGTAACCAAATGTACCAGCAGGGCGCGTAGATATATGAGAATCATCATCTTTACCAAAAGCTCTACTTAGACCAAAATCAGCAATCTTGGCATGTAAGTTCTCATCTAGTAATATGTTGGAAGACTTCAAATCTCTATGCATAATAGGTGGTTTACACCCATTATGCAGATAATCCAATCCTGAAAATCCACACTAATTAAGTGCTATGTAAGGGTACTTTATGCAAGAAAGATTTTGCAATAAATAGTACATTACCATGTGCTGCATCAACTGCAATTTTAAGTCTCTTAGTCCagtttaagatatttgaatTTTCCACTGCATGAAAATAGACATCAGTTGAAATTCTAAACaatttgtctttaaaaaaaagcatATGATCATTGTACCTCTGTTAATGTTATAATAgtttatttgatgaaaaaaatgatcTTCATTCTTGGAGTTTAAGATTTAAAATGCATATTACCTTGAATTATTAAATCTATTATGCATGATCATTGTTGACCAATGACTTATGGACAAAATATCAATTACCTAATAAATATTGTTGGAGATTTCCATTCGCCATGTACTCATAAATCAGTGCTTTGATTTCACCTTCATCACAATATCCAATGAGAGAGACCAGATTCCTAtgatgaacaatcattaatagTTGCACCTGCATTTTGAGTTAATGTTTACGAATGTTTACTAAGAAAAATACCGTAGGATTCTTAATGTAAATACTATTACTTGACTAAAATCATGATTTTGTTCTTATTAACTTGAATCCATTGACTAACCTCTGATTGAAATTCCTTATACCCTTGCTTCGATGAAGTTGAAAGCATTTTTACAGCTAATTGAGTGCGATCTTGTAAAATGCCGATGTAAACTTTTCCGAATCCTCCTTCTCCAATTATAGTTTTGAAGTTATCAGTAATATTGAGAATTTCATTGTAACTGAATGCAtgatgttttgattttagtgaacCCCACTTCTTTGAATTAGAACGTGCCGGTGGAATTACATGAAATGATAAAGCTGACCAAAAGCACGTGAAGAAATATTTAAACATAGAAGTAAAGATTCAAGCAAAATCATATTGTCTTACGTAGCGGTCAAGAAGTTTTAACTAATCTAttctttagaaaaaaaagttttaactAATCTATAGTGCATATACACATCAATTGTAGTTTGTATGAAATTTTACATATGTTATTTCCTACATTGATCACTTTATAGGAATTTATTGTTtggtggaagaaaaaaaaagtaaaagtttCACATGGTAGCACAATCCTAAAATATGATAAATCTAAAGTTTTAAGGAGAGTTGGTTGTAGTATATGTTCTGATACTTAAATAATATCAATGTTTGGTATATGTGACATGGAAAAAAAACGTCCATAATTTAATATCCAGCATATACCAAAGGAATGAATGAAGCTAAAAAGAGGACAAACTACATGTTGTATCCAACATATACCTTTTTGTCTTTTGGATATGTCAAATCCAAGACCTTTTTGTCTTTTGAATATGCGAAATCCAAGAGAGATCAAGATGATTAGAAATAATGCTGAAAATGATGCAACAAGTGGTACAACAATGTTCTTCTTTTTGCACGAACCCGTCATACAAAGATCATGATTGCCAGCCACACTGAAACAAAGACAAAGTTCTTAAGAACAACTATACATACAATCATATAATACGTAAATTTGGTTATGATGATAGTAGACCTATATGTCATAGTTTGCTTAAACTTCTTATATGGAAAAGGCATTGATTGCAATATTCGGGGAAAAAATACAATGATCCTTATTGAATTGATTGTTGCAAAAGAAGGAATCACATGAATTATTGGAGTGATAAGGTGGAGGAACATAGGGGATTGGATATAGTCACACGGTTcgcaatttattttgatatgcAGTACTGGTTTTTCGAAGTTATCAGTAATATTGAGAATTTCAACATCAAGATATTATCCCAATTTTAATTTCTAGAATAGCAtgtttattcattaataataCTGAATTAggaatttgacttttttaatttgtttttatgtcTTTGCTTATAtctatttcatatttattgatCCATGTTTACAATTCACGACAGAGAgtattaatcaaataaaaaagtgtgAAGCAACATAACTACAAGATATGAAATAACATATAGTATACCTTAATTCCAACGTTGTATTGTCTGCCTTTTCCTTGAGATCCTTAGGAATTGGACCAGAAAGCTTGTTTCCCGTTAGATTGCTACAATCACAATGAATTATAGCTTAAGTGATCGATTAAAGAGAATGCAAAACAAttctaaaaggaaaaaaaatggaacaaactaaacaaaaacaaaaattctaaaaggaaaagaaatagaacaaactaaacaaaaacaaaaataatatgagCTCCTAACTGAGAAAGTTCAAACTTACAGAACTTTTAACTTTGGCAAATGTGCTAGAAATTCTGGCAAAGACCCTTCCAACTCGTTGTACGACAAATCCCTTGATCATACATATATTCAAAGGAATGGAAATGAGATGCAACCCATTAATCTTGTTCgaacagaaaaataaatgaataaacaaTAGTAATAATCTACTACTCACAGAAATTCTAGTTCTGTAAGATATGAGAATGAAATGTTTATCTCCCCCGTTAGTTTGCTTGAGCTCAGGTTCCTGTTCATCATTTACTTTTAGCATAACACAGAATTGCATTTTTGAAATGGTgtgaaaataaatagatatataaatatgCCTAGTAAGACAAGTGTACTCACAAAGATGTGATCCTTGGAATGGTGTCACCTGTGCAAACAAGACCTTCCCATGCATATTCCGTAGGAAGACAAGGGTCTCCTTGCCAACTCAATTTATTGACCAGATAGGAGCTTTTTATATCCGTGATTGCACCAACTTAATTAATAATGTAGTGCAAAGTTATCAAATACATGGTTTTGAGTATATATACTTAGTACAGGGAATAGTGAAGggtgcacaaaaaaaaattaagcactCCCAGAACGTCCTTTAGCTGATGGGAAATGATAtgatcaaattttgaaaaatttgttttccaattaacattttttagTTCAATAACCTATATACAATTATTCAAATCATTTTGAGAGCTTTAACTAAATGAGTAGATATGCAAGTGGTACGCCTAAACTAACTTtcaatttacttttaaatttgtttgagtctaaatttgattaaatcctaataaatcatcttcaattcttcaaatataactaaaaaccctatatattttacaaataaatattgtatgagatacatattttatgaaacTTATTGTTGGATTTCGCAAACATTCAATCAAACAATGACCATGTGGGTTTTACAAAATATGTAATTGTACGGAAGAGTTTAGTATTACAAAAAGACCATTCCATTATAATTTGAtatcctatatatataattcattcagaatgaaatataagcaaaaaaaaaggtagttgAAAAGTTAATATATGCGGACTAAATTTTTAACTACATATTGACATAAATGAACTCTTGAGCTAccatttttacttatatttcatTGTAGAGGAAGTATAGTATAAGTGTTGTACGTACCATCTTGAGCGTATGTAGGCGAATCAAGTGGGGTAATGAGCTTATAGATCTCGTAAGCATTGAGTATAGGAGGAGCATTCGAATCTGAGGTTGCACTAATGTTAAACAAAACATCACCTTGAATTTTGATGTTGAGAGTAACAGGCTTCAAGTAATCAAGAACTATAGGCTTAGAGGGGACAGGTTGGTTCTTGAAggtgatatttatttttctttttttcccatCCGAAAGTTTCtcaatttcattaaagtgaAGGTAAACATAATACTGTGCAGTACTACTATATGCAGTATAGACAAATCCCAAGGTACGTGTCACATTCCTTGGTTGAGCTGCACTCTTCAAAACGTTGGCAGGTAATTTATAAGTATCATTGGTTGCATTATCCATATTTATAGATTCATCCAAACCCATTGGATACCAATCGAAAGTTATGTACAATAATTGGTCACAACTCCACATCCGATCATACACGTCGTCTTTATACCTAGCGTCTCTTCGACCAACAAAATTCCTGGGGTCTCTTTTGTGCATGACAAAAAAGGAAATGATTCAATATTAATGAACAAGTTATTATTAcataatttttcatgtttttgaaaacatgattttaaCAGACAATATTGATGCATGTATGTTGTTTGGTTGGACCACTGAGTCCTTAATGTTGTGTAAATAAGTGCACATGATGTTTACTATTTCGTGTCAATActaatctaactttttttttttgagagaaaatacTAATCTAACTTATATGTTTACCATTTCATGaaattaatttgttctttttaaatgataaatgttagtaGTTATTGTTAGTAGTGATGGATCCGTTAACCTTgcgtatattatgcattgttccgaccaactgaactaagctcactaGGATCAAGATTTcatatgataaatatttatacaaaaattttAGCAATGcaaaagtgataaaataataacattattatcattgagCAAAATACTTGACATTATATAAACACTATACTATTATATAATGGAAAAATTAAAGACTCATTAACatctataaattaaaattgttatttacgtgtctttatatttaaaaagtatggtaaaaataaattaaaatttcatctcAAATGCATTTacacatttgattttataacaTTCATGAAAAAATACTCTTTAACAGTATACATTTCCATTTATTGAGAACAATCTATTATTTTAAGAGGAACAAGAGCTAAAATATTAAAGatttaacaaataatataaaaaaaatagtgcgGACAATTGCCCCCAATTTACTCTATAGTACATATGTCTCTCTGGTTGAGCTATCCAACCTCCACTACCATTAAATTTACTcacaaaaattgttgaaaagtGAGGAATTGTGGGTCAGCTATCCAACCCTAGTTGAGAATCTCTTGATCTATCATGTGATGTCTTTGCATGCCTtggtttagaaaaaaatatcaaatatcatTGCACACTTTTAGAAATCTGATTTGTACTTATGCCCCCACCTTCGGTTCCTTTTTgtcaacattttttatattatattttttcaaaaaaatcagacTTAATTGGAATTTTAGTGTCACTATTTTAccattctcatgaaacaagCTAGACCCATCATACCTTGATATTTTTTGCTACAAAATCATATTTGAATCTTATAAAGTCTACCTCAACCAAACTTATCGTCACAGCTACTCATCAAATGTTCATATGAATAACTATGTTTCAAAGTTAAAAGGCAAATAAAAAAGGAGTTGATGATTACTTGTAGTAACAGGTCGAGGGGCCAACATCAAACCTTTCTTCCAATTTCAGTAGAGGTTGTGGAGCACCGGTAGAGTTTATCTCCTCATTCTGATAAATGGAATTATTCAAAAGCCTCAATTCCAATGAAGAAATGCAAGGAATTGTTGGACTAGACTTTATAAGGCACACATGTATTGTGTCAGTTGAAGGAGTGTGAATAATCTCTGTATGATAGTAATATTCAATGAAATCAATATCTTGCCAAAGGTCCACTCCAAGATACAGTTGAAAAGACTGTTGCAGATTTTTTCCATCATAATTTCCATATGAAAATAAAGCACGAatcaaatactttttattttttccctcTTTTGGTTTCAATGTGTAGCAGTTTCTATCTCCTTCTGGAAAGCATCTCAATGTTATTAATTGTTTCCCAAAGTAAAGATAGTTTAGTTTGACACTAGATGAAGTCATACGATTCTCTCCTGTTTCCACAAACCCTTCGTCTGTCTTATACCAAATTCCGGTTTCATCATGATAGTAATCAACGTTTGATCCACAATCAATGCTTATAAAACCTATAAGACACAAGTTAATTAATTATGCATTAAATTCAGATGGCAAGTTCTTCAGAGAGTATGTAATATTGCTTTCTCATATATAATTAGGTTTAATACATCATtcggtcctttaacttatttttgatttttaatttggtcccctaactataacgtttttcaatttggtcccataaatcttaCGCCGTTTATTATTTTGGTTCTCTCCGTTACTATTTTGCAAAATCTATTAACTCATTTCCACATGTCATTTGAGATTGGTGATCAACGGTTGGATTTAAAAGGCACACATGTCATACCGTGGACTCACAATATATGATAACTTAtaggctaaactgcacttttcgcctcctatgtttcaaaatgttgcaattttggccccctattaaaaaaaatagcaattttggcacatttcatccaaaaattactgagaagacgccacgtgttccaaaaaaggggccataatcgcaactttttgtaaagataaggggtcaaaaagcatatttcccttatgttaggaggtcaaaagaACATATTTCCTTAAACATAGAGGGGTcacttttgctattttttttaatagggggcataaatcgcaacattttgaaacttaaaaggcgaaaagtgaagtttagccTAACTTATAttgtcatcttcttccctcttcatcttcatatagccttcatcaaccttcataaaaaaaaatccaatttttttcctttaaaaaaattcattttaacttcatcaaaaaccatataatcaaatccttaaaaatatggaataaacaccaccaccatcatctactcacaatcaaaatcaaactcattTATCAAATTCATGAAAATCTCTCCTCCTCGTGGAGATAGATAAGAGAAACTCGTGTTCAGTTATAGATCTGTGTTCAGAAAATATCTAAcctcttgtttttctttcctcCTCTTAGAATCATATTCATTCTAGATCTGCACAAAAGCTTTTATTTGTATAAATGtacttattttttgaaaattgtataattgatttaCTTATAATTTTCGTAATTGAACATTCTTTCTCGATTCATTACTTGTTCTTTGTCTTCTGTAACtgatttaattattcaaatttatgaATTGTTTCAGGGTTTGCAAGTTCTATTCCAGAGCCATATATTTACAATGTAACAATTAGCAATAGTAAAGGCTTAAACCATAGATACATAATTCACTTGGCACCCTAGGGAACCACGAAAAGTGTCATTCACATTCACAATGAAAATAGTGCCATAACACTGGCCCTCACAGTTTCAATGTATAAAACAGAGTGGTTGGCTTTATCTTGGGACCATGTTTTAGGCTTATTTATAAGCTAAGATACTGGTCTATGCAAGCAAAacttccgatgtgggactattaGCTCTTCAACTATGTTTCTGTAAGAAAAATCATGCAGCTGCATTTTTTTCTACTTGTTGGAATGtagttttaaataaataagaattgaGTGTTATAAGAttattaaaagagaaaagagaaaagggGATTCTTTCTCTAGGTTTCTCTCTCCGAGTTTTCTCTTACAATTTCTTCAttgaggggtggttttgggtcaattcttgacctgaaattacccctcttcatctttttttctttatttcaatgtaaataagtgattttcacatagatctagctttttttctttgtaatttcatcatctaagtgtggtgatttgttgttcgtcgtcttgtgcggcgttgtttgattttccgtcttcgtgcggtgttcatttgattcatattgaaagatcgattgtTCAATCAaggatttgggcgtcaacgttgcagatccggaggcaatggatattccggtcactttaatttcatcatatatttttgtaggcattatgccgttatatgctattaacttagatgttgtgagtttgttcgcagattcatcctttacgtttttagcggtgttgaatgatgtaatctctcgatttgaatgaatgaatatcattttatttttgtcaaaaaaaaaaaaaaagaattgagtgttctttttctgtttgttagcaaattaattatatgatttcaaggttaatttaaattgattatataaaaatttcatcatttattttgttatattttaactaaatgattatatttattcatagcATACcgattaatatattattatgtaCCACAACCGAAGCTCTATACCCCCAAATGTACCGAATTCTTCTCATGTCGCGTACCGCGTATCCGAACCAGTACCACGTACTGATCGAAGCGAACTACGAATTATGTGACTATGGCttaaactaatttgatttaatttaacaaCCATGTCAAAGTTTTCTTGAAAGAAGGACTGCACTTCCCTTAGTTTTTAtcagatttatttaatttaattttgtaatatCACTCTACCCTTTTGGGATTTAatagattttgaaattgaaactaACTCTGTTAATAGTTAGATTTATGCttcatataatttaattttgggaTTTTTGAAACTAACTGATTGAAATAAGTAAAGCATCTGGATTATGTCGtgattgatgattttttattggtttccaAATACCCTTTTATCCTTTCCTCGAGAGGTTTTTCAGAAGGTAAAAAGGATGGATGTTTATGGTTGGCTTATGAGCTAGAGATCCAGAAATTAGAATTGGGAATCCTTGCCGGTTATGAACTCTTCTTTTGAAAAGAATGGAATTGCTTCTTATGATAAAATCGAATGGATCTGAActcttcttttaattttggGATTTTTAATTTTGGGATGGTTACGATGGAGTGAATGATTTTGGGAATGGGAAATTTAAAAGTAATAGAAAGACAATATGAATTATCATATGTTGTGACGGAGATGACCAAAATAGTAAATGACATAAGATTTATGGAATtaaattgagacattttataattaaggaccaaattaaaaaccaaaaataagttaagggacgaaaTGATGTACTAAGCTTATataattataagaagaaaaaactgtAAAAATCGTTGAAGATAGGAACAAAGTTGATAGTAAGATGTTAATATATGGACCTAATTGCATatcttaaaaatcaaataatttaacttAAAATAGAACCAAAATTCGCTTATGATTATGACCGGATCTTACTTTGATTTTCGTTATGCAAAGCagcaaaaatttattcaaagcagcaaaacaaattaaaaacatggcttatttgatctaatggtcCCTCAAAtactttcaaatttttattttggtcccataattaataaaacgtaTGTTTTGGTCCTTCAAATTTTtctccgtttgccaaataaatcccgACGGTTAACTTTAACCCCAAATGATGTCTATGGTGGAATTaagagtggtccaccatagatcctattaatatttttaatttaaactgtttgatcttttttattaaaagaggATCGTTAGATCATACATATCTATTGTATCTTCCTTGAGTCAacaacacttaattttttttcctatttcatcatcttcttcccccCTATTCACGTTTCATCTTCCCAAACCTCCATTATCTAAAGAAGATAtgtgtagtaatattttatggGAAATACTAACTTTTGCTCTTAAGACATAagttaatgaattaaatatatgaatagttcttgcaaaaaaaaaataaaaatataggaaTAGTTTATTGAAATAtgtgaaatatatttaatcttaaaatttttaattaattgattgtaCACAATTTTAGagaatatatctttttttagttcttttaaCGTGTGTCCtaaagacacaagttaacactACCTATATTTTATTAAACTTATTAAAAATCTCAAAGGTCCACATAAGCACAAGTTAGTTGATAAGacattgtattatatatatgcaGGATCGGGTTTGAATCttaaatttcttatttatttactttaaatatgaaattttaaccACTAGACTAGACTAATCGAAAAAAGATAGATATTTTCAAGTCCATTTGTTCTTTTGTGTGGAAAAGAGCCACAATATTTCTATACATACATGTGTTAGTGATCACATCGTAGACATCTTTACAGTGGGTGTAACATTCGCATTGACCGCAACGAACTATACAGTATTCACTCAAATTAGTCTTttatctcacttttttttttttttttttgacaaaagctcACTTTTTCTTGTATATCATTGATTTTGAAAGTGTTTTGAAGGATTAGAGATATTTTAAAGTGATAAAAAATAGGCAACCAAAATAGATATTAAATGTtagaaagaaaatgagagaTGTGTTTATTATAAGataaagggaaatgctaatcGGTGCCTCAAGGGCACCGGTTAAGaatactaaaaaagaaaattatatagtaattattgcattgaaaattgtataattaattcataaataaatcaacaaagtttctttttatggtaataaattcattttttgtatACTTAACTCGTGTCCGgagcaccggttagcatgaccTTAAGATAAATAACACATAATAATACttgatgataacaaaataaaattaggcTCCTCCTCAAAGTTTTCTCCTCATTTTTTATCCTATTTCCCAAACTAAGATTTTGTgcacaaaaattaaatctaaccTTCAGAAAGTTACCATAATTAGTACTACTATATTAGATTGGaatcaataaataatttgtACCTGGATTTTCGTTGTTAGCAATTTCTCTTGAAACAGATTTGTCTAGTTGTTCTGAATTGGCTTGACTAATGCAAATAAATGGCACCAAGGCGAGAAATACGCACGCTTTTAACATTAATATAACTATCTCTGGTGGTTCTCTTTCCATGTAATCTGTCTGCATGAAATCATATGTTAGTGaacaagaagaataagaaggaaaaaaaaaacaccatcaCAAAAATACGAACTCaccaaaaacttgatatatcatatatatatatacaagttCTGTGGATACAAACAGCTTTTAGAGATATACATTGGTATGTCTACGCAAGGACAAGTGGAGCAACCTTTTCgacgtcaaaaaaaaaaaaaggggaccACCCTTATTGGAAATTGTATATATAGGGACAGGTCTGCtgtgaattcgttgagaaaaccacaccaataaaacttgatgtgtggagcaaattaataccaagtaatcaaatcaagcgggtagcaaataatccaaacaaaaacagcaagagataaaagagagggagagagggagagagagaacacaagatatttgtttacccagttcggtctaatgatgacctagtctgggggagagagcagctctccgatccactataatgaatgaatttctttacaaagagataatgagtttcaagaatcagtcttcaaacctaattctacccaagtcccagcctcttcccgtgaccaaaagactcaatcctaatagtgttttgttcaaggtgaatcaaaacaatcccaaccctagagTTGTTGCCAAGAGAGATTCTCTATGAACCCTAGTTTGTTTGTTGGtctaaaccttgtttttctacacacttttatcatctgatacaaggctgtatttatagtggaaagtaaacccttaaaaaactgaaacaaatctaactgaaaaaatacgttttgtttttatcttcagcgcgaccatcgtggcgcgatgaggcttcatcgtggcacgaaatttccagtgtcttcccaggaatcttgcttcaaccatcgtggcgcgatgcttctccatcgtggcacgatactccagatttctgattttaagttaactctcacaattccccaccttgacttcaaatcagtgatgatgTCAGTTTAACCATCAATCACCTTGCTGCTCTCTCCAATCCTTCATCTATGCTTCAATGAAGTTtatcaagtccaagcaatgcttgaatcTTGATCTTGGTAATGATTTGGTGAACATGTCTGCTGGATTGTCTTCTGATGCCACTTTCACTACCATGATCTCCTTAGTCTCAATCATGTCTCTGACGAAGTGCAAAcgaatgtcaatgtgctttgtcctTTCATGATACACCTGATGATTTGCCAAATGAATGGCACTTTGgctatcacaatgtatcttcacacatCCTTGACTAATCCCCATTTCTCCAATCATACCTTTCAAACATATGGCTTCCTTGACCCCTTCAACAAGGGCTATGTATTCTGCTTGAGTTGTTGAAAGTACTACAACtgattgttgatttgccttccaaGTTATCGTTGTACCGAACaatgtaaacacaaaacctgaCAAAGATTTTCTAATGTCTACATTACCTGCATAGTCCGCATCCACATATCCCTCCAAAGCATCCCTACCTGGTTGTGACCTTGTATACCTTAGACCACCTTTCAAAGATCCATTCAAATATCTCAGaacccacttcaaagcttgccaGTGCACTTGACCCGGATTTGCCATAAACCGACTTATCACACTAATTGCGTAGGATAAGTCCAGTCTACTACAAACCATAccatacatgatgcttccaaccccacttgcatagggagtaccCTCCATCTTGCTTTTCTCTTCATCGGATTGAGGACACTGCTTTACAGATAGCTTAGTGTGGTGACCAAGAGGAGTGCTAACGACTTTAGAATCTTTCATTCTGAACCGCTCCACCACTTTCCTCAAGTACCCCTGCTGAGATAAGAACAACTCACCTTTGTTCTGGTCCCTTATGATATCCATACCAAGAATCTTCTTTGCATTACCAAGAtccttcatctcaaattcatcattcaatctttcCTTGAGCTTCTAAATCTCTTGCATGTCAGAACTTGCCATAAGAATATCATCTACATAAAGAAGAAGGTAGAGAATGACTTTCTCATTCCTTCTCATCATGTAAACACAACTATCATAGTTGCTTCTCACAAAACCAGCCTTTACTAGGAACTCATCAAACCGACGATACCATTGCCTTGGActttgcttcaacccatacaaagatttcttcaacaaacacaCTTTTGTATTGTCTTCTACAAAACCTTCTGGTTGTTGCATATAGATAGTTTCTTCCAACTCGCCATGTAGAAATgcggtcttcacatccatttgttctAACTCAAGATCAT from Medicago truncatula cultivar Jemalong A17 chromosome 8, MtrunA17r5.0-ANR, whole genome shotgun sequence includes the following:
- the LOC25500358 gene encoding probable LRR receptor-like serine/threonine-protein kinase At1g05700 isoform X1, which translates into the protein MQTDYMEREPPEIVILMLKACVFLALVPFICISQANSEQLDKSVSREIANNENPGFISIDCGSNVDYYHDETGIWYKTDEGFVETGENRMTSSSVKLNYLYFGKQLITLRCFPEGDRNCYTLKPKEGKNKKYLIRALFSYGNYDGKNLQQSFQLYLGVDLWQDIDFIEYYYHTEIIHTPSTDTIHVCLIKSSPTIPCISSLELRLLNNSIYQNEEINSTGAPQPLLKLEERFDVGPSTCYYKDPRNFVGRRDARYKDDVYDRMWSCDQLLYITFDWYPMGLDESINMDNATNDTYKLPANVLKSAAQPRNVTRTLGFVYTAYSSTAQYYVYLHFNEIEKLSDGKKRKINITFKNQPVPSKPIVLDYLKPVTLNIKIQGDVLFNISATSDSNAPPILNAYEIYKLITPLDSPTYAQDVGAITDIKSSYLVNKLSWQGDPCLPTEYAWEGLVCTGDTIPRITSLNLSSSKLTGEINISFSYLTELEFLDLSYNELEGSLPEFLAHLPKLKVLNLTGNKLSGPIPKDLKEKADNTTLELSVAGNHDLCMTGSCKKKNIVVPLVASFSALFLIILISLGFRIFKRQKGLGFDISKRQKALSFHVIPPARSNSKKWGSLKSKHHAFSYNEILNITDNFKTIIGEGGFGKVYIGILQDRTQLAVKMLSTSSKQGYKEFQSEVQLLMIVHHRNLVSLIGYCDEGEIKALIYEYMANGNLQQYLLVENSNILNWTKRLKIAVDAAHGLDYLHNGCKPPIMHRDLKSSNILLDENLHAKIADFGLSRAFGKDDDSHISTRPAGTFGYVDPQFQRTGNTNKKNDIYSFGIILFELITGKKALIKAPDETIHILQWVLPLIKGGDIQNIVDTRLQGEFNINSAWKVVEVAMSCISQTAAERPDISQILVELKECLSLEIVQSNTGSARDIIELTSLSTGSEITPSAR